GCCTCCCGTCACGCTCTGGACCACGCTCCACGCGCGGGCGCTCGCGCGCGGCGACGCGGACCTGGCCTGGACGCTGTATCGCAGGCTGGTGGACGCGAGGACGTGGAAGCAGGACGCGCTGGCGCTCGCCCGGTCCACGCTGCCCGCGGACGTGCTGGTGCGCGAGCTGGAGGCGCGTCACCCGGGCATGGGCCCCTCCGACGCGGCCGCGCTGTTCGTGGAGCTGGTCGACATCCGCGGGCGCGACGTCGTGCCCTATCTGCTGCGACACCTGCGCGCGGTGTTCCCCGTGGGCTGGGGGAGCAAGGCGCAGGACACGAAGGGGCTGAAGGACCTGCTGAAGCTGGCGCGGGTGCGGGGCTGGGACGACGTGTGGGGCACCGCGGTCCGCACGTGCGCGACGGCGGAGACGTTCAACGCGGAGGTCCAGCGGTGGCTCGCGGAGGCGGACTCGGACGAGGCCACCGCGCGGCGCTGGCTGCGGCGGATGACGGGCGCGGGCGCGGAGTGGAACCTGCCCGGCTTCGGCGTGACGCGGGTGCTGCCCCTGACGGACGAGGTCGCGGTCGCGTTGCACGCGCGCTTCCCGGACCTCGCGCGGGGCCCGTTCCGGCTCCACCTCAGCGCCTCCCAGTGGGGGACGGCCTACCCCCGGCTCATCGACCGGCTGCTCCAGACGCGAGACGAGCCGCTCCTGGACTTCCTCGCCAGCCGGGCCCTCACCGTGGCTCCGAACGCCTCGCCGACGGCGAAGGAGTGGGAGAAGGCGCTGGACACGCTGGCGTCGCACTTCGAGTCCCTGCCCCGGGAGGGGGGCGTCTTCGCGCGCCGCGCCGCGGGGGCGCTGAGCGCCGTCCCCGCGTACGCGGTGGGCAACCTCGCCCCGCTGCTGTCGACCAACCGGCTCGCGCGGCTGTTCTTCGTGCGCTCGGACGACCACTACCTGGAGGAGCCGGGCGCGGTGAGGGACCTGCTGGAGGCACCGGAGATACACGTCCAGGCGCTCGCGTTCCGGGTCCTCGGGCGCGACACGCCACGGGCGCGGGAGCTGGCGGCGGCGAACGTGGACCTGCTGCAGGCGACGCTGCTCAGGCCGCTGCATCGGCGCACGCGCCTGGCCGCGTTCCGGGCGGTGGCGAGCGCCGCGTTGCATGACGAGGACACCGCGAGGCGGCTCGTGCCGCGCCTGCGTGACGCCTTCGTGTTGCCGGACACGCGCTATCCCAAGGACGCGCTGGTGGAGTTGCTGGCGAGGGTGCTGGGCCGCTGGCCGGCGCTGAGGGCCGCGTCCGAGCAGCCCCGTGTCTTCACCGCGTCCCGGGAGGCGGCGCGCGCATGACCACCCTCGCCTTCTCGTACGCGACGCCGTCCGTCTTCGAGTCCACGCGCGAGCGCGCCATGCTGGGGCTGACGGCGGACCCGCGGCGGCCGGTGCGCTTCCACGCGCGGGTGGCGCGGGACGTGCTGTCGCTCAGGCTGGCGCTCCAGGCGCTCGGGCAGCTCATCTGGCACTCGGACGAATGGATGCCGGAGGGGCTGGGGGGATTGCTGGACCCCATCATCACGGTGCATCCGGACCGCATGTTCTTCGAGGCGTTCAGCCAGGACCAGAGCGCGTACGGCCTGGTCATCGTGGACCGGGAGTGCTTCGCGCCCGAGGGCGAGGTGCGCTGCGGCACCACCAACGTGGACTTCAGCGCGTGGCTCTGGGCGGCGCTGGGGGAGCTGCGCTCGAGCCGGGACACGTACCTGCGCATCGGCGCGGAGGGCTTCGAGGTCCACACGGAGGGCGCGGGCGGGCGCTTCGAGCAGAAGGTGGAGGTGCCGGACGCGTGGGTGCGGGGCTTCCTCCAGCTCCAGGGCGGCATGGCGCTGCCGGGCACGCGGCTGACGGTGAGGCCGGTGGACCTGCTCGCGGCGGTGCGCTTCCTGGGCTTCACGAAGGCGAAGCTGTCGCCCCGGGCGCTGCGCTACGAGCTGGCGCCGGGGGAGGACGCGCGGCTGGTGCTGGAGCCGTGGGAGCACGTGGTGCCGCTGCGAGGCGCGGCGCATGGCGGCATGGAGCGGCGGGTGATTCGCGCCTGGGGTCGGCGGAGGCTCCGGCTCCTGGAGCCGCTGCTGCCGTACGCGGACCGGGTGGAGGTCTACCTGAAGGGCCGCGCGCTGCCCCACTTCTACGTGGCGCACCTGGGCGGCGGGGTGCGCTTCGTGCTGGGGCTGTCGGGGTGGACGGAGAACCGGTGGACGGGGACGGCGGGGATGGACCTGCTGCTGGAGCCGGAGCGGGACGCGGCGTTGGGAGAGCGGGTGCTCGGGGTGTTGCGCGAGCGGTTCCACGTGTCGACGGAGGAGGTGGCGCGGGAGCTGGGCGTCACGCCGGCGGTCGCGGCGGGGGGACTGGCGGCGCAGTGCGCGGCGGGGCGGGCGATGTTCGACGTGGAGGCGCGGCGGTGGCGGCACCGGGAGCTGTTCGCGGACCCGGTGGACCTGGGGCGGCTGTACCCGCCGGACACGCGGCGCGAGGAGGCGGAGCGGCTGGAGGCGGCGGGCGAGGTACAGGTGGAGTCGGAGTTGCCGCGGGAGACGCGCAAGGTGCGCAAGCTGCCGGCGCCCGAGGGGGCGGTGTTGCGCGAGGTGGTGTATCGCGACTGGGTGGTGAAGGGGGCGGTGGGGGCGCAGCCGGACGTGGAGCTGGTGTTGAACGACGAGGACCGGCTGCTGTTCGGCAGGTGTGGCTGTGAGTTCTTCCGGGAGCACCTGTTGAACCAGGGGCCGTGCGCGCACCTGCTGGCGTTGTCGAAGGTGGCGCGGGCGCGGCGGCGGGAGCTGGCCACGTCGGTGCCGGCGACGCGGGAGTCGCTGGAGGTGGCGCGGGAGACGCGGCGGGAGGCGGGGGCGCTTGACGAGGACGGGGGCGATGACGATAACGGCTAGTGCATCCGGGAAGGGCCGGGGCTCGCGGATGAGCCATCGGTGCCGTGGTGTTTCGCCGCGGCGGTGTTCTGTCTCCACTTCTTCGCCAGGGTCCCCGCGTACGAAACGCGGGGAGCCCCGGGTCCAGTGCCTCGCAGGTCGTCCCCTGGCCCCTCCCGGTGCATCATGAGCTGGTTCGCTTCGACGCTCGCCTGGTTCAAGCGCTGGACCCGCGCGAAGCCGGTGACGCGAGACGTGTCCGGGTTGGACGCGCCCACGGGGAGGGATGGGCGTCCGTTGGACGTCGTCTCGGAGACGGTGCGGCTCTCCGGGCCGCTGAAGCCCGGGCACCTGAGACAGATAAAGCGGGACCCGCGGCTCCTGCCGAAGGGAAAGCGCGTCTACGCGCGCAATCTCAAGCGGTGGATGGGGGCTGGGGAGGCGCGGCGCTTCTTCTCCCGGTCGATGCTGACGCGCGACCGGAGCGTGCGCGACCTGTTGCCGGACGAGGCGCAGCTGGCGCGCTACGGGTTGCCGGTGTGGCGCACGGAGGAGGACGTGGCGGCGGCGCTGGGCGTGACGGTGGGGCGGCTGCGGCACTACGCGTCGCACCGTCCGAGGGAGCGGGTCCGGCACTACGTGACGTTCACGGTGCCGAAGCGCTCGGGTGGAGTGCGGTGGGTGCATGCGCCCAAGCGGCGGCTCAAGACGCTGCAGCGGCGGTTGTTGATGTTGCTGGTGGCGAAGCTGCCGGTGAGCGCGCATGCGCACGGGTTCGTGACGGGGCGTTCGGTGAGGACGGGGGCGGCGCCGCACGTGGGGCGGCGGGTGGTGTTGAAGCTGGACCTGAAGGACTTCTTCCCCTCGGTGACGCTGCCGCGGGTGCGGGGATTGTTGCTGGCGCTGGGGTATGGGTATCCGGTGGCGGCGACGCTGGCGTTGTTGATGACGGAAGCGGAGCGGCAGCCGGTGGAGGTGGACGGCACGGTGTTCCACGTCCCCGTGTCCGCGCGGGTCTGCGTGCAGGGCGCGCCGACCAGTCCGGGGGTGTGCAACGCGGTGTTGCTGCGAC
The genomic region above belongs to Myxococcus stipitatus and contains:
- a CDS encoding gliding motility protein translates to MSESWRQRFLREAREMDGAIRSTLARRQSDAELRAAMETLARRPHFGGFTWLWGPALHVKDRVRFRPLILSAFMPGGLTAKGTVVDPWKGENAAALATWLEDADRVDDVEVFRRLYAWRLGALTPKATGQWREDVVQRFQAASTRAARHTALAKVDLPGAALDEATALALDGVDAEAARDFILRHLPFRWNLQDHREPPVTLWTTLHARALARGDADLAWTLYRRLVDARTWKQDALALARSTLPADVLVRELEARHPGMGPSDAAALFVELVDIRGRDVVPYLLRHLRAVFPVGWGSKAQDTKGLKDLLKLARVRGWDDVWGTAVRTCATAETFNAEVQRWLAEADSDEATARRWLRRMTGAGAEWNLPGFGVTRVLPLTDEVAVALHARFPDLARGPFRLHLSASQWGTAYPRLIDRLLQTRDEPLLDFLASRALTVAPNASPTAKEWEKALDTLASHFESLPREGGVFARRAAGALSAVPAYAVGNLAPLLSTNRLARLFFVRSDDHYLEEPGAVRDLLEAPEIHVQALAFRVLGRDTPRARELAAANVDLLQATLLRPLHRRTRLAAFRAVASAALHDEDTARRLVPRLRDAFVLPDTRYPKDALVELLARVLGRWPALRAASEQPRVFTASREAARA
- a CDS encoding reverse transcriptase family protein, which codes for MSWFASTLAWFKRWTRAKPVTRDVSGLDAPTGRDGRPLDVVSETVRLSGPLKPGHLRQIKRDPRLLPKGKRVYARNLKRWMGAGEARRFFSRSMLTRDRSVRDLLPDEAQLARYGLPVWRTEEDVAAALGVTVGRLRHYASHRPRERVRHYVTFTVPKRSGGVRWVHAPKRRLKTLQRRLLMLLVAKLPVSAHAHGFVTGRSVRTGAAPHVGRRVVLKLDLKDFFPSVTLPRVRGLLLALGYGYPVAATLALLMTEAERQPVEVDGTVFHVPVSARVCVQGAPTSPGVCNAVLLRLDRRLAGLAKRYGYAYTRYADDLTFSGDDLGALERVRALAARYIQDEGFTVNRDKTRVQRRGGAQRVTGVTVNAGLGLSREERRRLRAMIHQEGRDGADAERSAYIDGMLAYVKMLNPEHAEKLSRGRKRRGS